The region AATCTGGACAATGTAATGATGCAGTTGACAATGTCCATGATCAATGCATGAGTAAAAATCATAATTCTAGTATGATTACACTTGTATTTTAGGCTACACACCATTGAAACAACTTAAGAAGCCATTAGATTGGAATCTCTTTCTTGATTCCAATCACTTCACTTGAAATGGACATTTCATATTAAATTTTTCCTTACAAGAAATCAAAATTGTCTAGCCATGGTCATTTTCTTTTTACAAAAATTAAGATCTAGCCATGGAGCCGCAATGTTCTGCTTTTTTCAGTCCTTGTGCTCTTCCCCACGCCCCAACATATCCTCTGGGACATCCTTGTCTTCTTTGCTGCGTTTGCTTTTCTTGTGCTTGTGTCTGCGATGCCCCTCCCCCTCATCATCATGCTGCTTGCTGTAAGGAAATTCATAATATAATATCATTCTGTTAACATTTTTGTAAGCGTTTATCTTAAGACTTAAAGTGAGTAACTACACATTGCTAGTTAAAAAGAACCACAAGCTTATCAATGGAGCTTATGTTCATCAATCTCGTAAATGTAGGCCAGTAAAGTAAAACCTAACCAGTGTGCATGATATATTTGAAATAAACCACAAATTCTGTCCTACtgcattttcctttttctcaATCTAACAATACTAACTTTCCCTCACCGTTTGGAAGACTTGTGTTTACCACTCTCCTCCTTGTCACGATGGCGTCTGTCTCGctgatgctcctccctctccctgctacGCCTACCGCTGCTGTCATGAACATGAAGGTAACTGTGCTCAaattctcgctcactctctcgaTCATGGCTGTAGTAGTGGTAACGGTCATCCTCACTAGGCCAGATATCAAGACAGATGAGAGAAAGTTTAGGCATGCGAAAGGTTCAATTTCACCACAAAACATAAGCAAATGGATCTGTATCTAtactgtttaacatttttttctttgtttacGCACTTATATTCGCTGGTGGTTGGAGTATGATCTCTCTCttgatccctttctctctctctttctctatgacTTCCTTGGTACTCCCAATGCCCTCGTCCTCTGTCTTCACCCCCCTTCTCCAGCACAGAGCCCCAAGGCATGTGTGATGATGAGACTGGAGGGTAGCTAATGAAGCTTGACTCTGAAAGAAAATACACTGCATTAACTGCAATACAAGAGGAAGTTATTTGATGTGTGGAGCATAAGGCATGACAATTGTATTTTGAACCTGCCAGGTAACCACGATACATACCTCCACTGTTGTATCCAAAAGGAAGAGGGGCTCTACTGCTGTAATTCAGGGAAGGACAAATTGTCAGGATTAAGACCATCACTTAAACATTCACACAAACGCGGCAGAGTAAAGAGAGGCTCTGACTGGTACTGCTTATGAAACAGAAGTTCTGACGCCTCACTGCAGTCCATAGTAGAGCTGCAGGAagatgtttgggggtgggggtgctgcgaATTGTTTCAGAAAGATTTCTTAGCATGCGCTACAGACTGCTATattggtctgctaatacaggactattaaatgTGGCTTTAGAGCAGCGTCTGAACGTATTGCCTTATTAATGCATTAGTATATTTTAATTAGTCTACTGACTCTCACATACCTATCCACAGGTGGCATCATCAAGGTAGGGGGAGGAGCAAGGGGAGGTAGGAACAGGCCTAGGGGAAAAGCAGTATGTAATCCTCACCAAACAACAAATTTTTGATCTTGAGTATAACTATGTAGCATACACATTCAGATTACATTTCTAGATGAATGGTTATGTATGTTTACAGCCATTTCAAAGCATGTTGTATAATATTATCATACTACAATAAAAATGCATTTCTCTTGCATCCTCTGAGAAACTAAGGACTACACAGTTTTGTGGTCCAGCTATAAAAACGTACCTGTAATGGAAGGTGGGGGTATACCTGAGAATGAGACCAAACATGTAAAGGTATTATAACATTATGTTATAATTTCTCATGGCTCTCCTTATCATATCACAAGACTATGCATTTGGTATGCTTTCATTCATGGTCTGGATAAAGGATGATACCTTACCTGGGGGGTGAAGAGGTGGGGGCATACCAGATACTGGTGGAGGAGGATGCAGGAAGTGTGGTGGGGGCATACCCattggaagaggagggggaggtccTGCTGGTGGAACCAAGGGTTGTACCTTGTTACCATGGTCTCCGAGCACCTGCAGAGTTGTTGAGAACATTGAATGATGCAGAACAATAGGTGTAGGTGTGTGTCTTACACTCCTTAGCCTGCAGTCATCTTTGACTTCATCAAATAAAATCACTGAATGTGTGAACAGATTAACCTGGATAGGATTCTGTTCCTGCATTTCCCTCCTTCGGCCTTCAACCCGGCGAATGGCTCCTGTCTGTCCACCAATCACATCAATAGTTCCACCCAATTTCCTACAGAAAGAGATGACAGACATCTGTACTCTCTCTCACTGCAGTCAGGAGCCATTTATGCTTCACATGCTTTCTCTACCAAGTGTAAAATAAGTATTTAACAAGCGTAGCTATTTACAATCCAGTTCTTTTGAGGAAAATGTTGTACCAGATCTGAGTTAGTCTCGGAGATCCCAGACCTAGGGCAGCAACAGCACTTGGTCTGGGATTAATGATTGAgacaaaaaaatgtttaaagCCAATAAATCACGAGGCAGATATGCCAGAATGTCACGATTCGAAACCAAAGTTTGCAGGCAAAacctttgcagtggttttagtgaAGGTGGTTGATGCAAACTAGCCACTTGCGAAATGCACCCATTAAAAATAACCCCTGtgatctccatcttgctagctactatttTGTGTCCGGGAATGTTTACGTTAGGGCAACAAGCTGATAACGCAAAAAGCGGATAAGGCAGTGACGTAAGAAAGCCGAATGTCCCAACTCCGCCCTTTCCTCTATGCCAAACTGACGTTGTATACATACTGTTAAGCTGGAACATTGGAATATTGTGGGAGACAAGACTGAGTTGGTGTGATGCTTGAACATGTAGAGGTTATTACTTCCATATTTAAGCATAACTTTATTAACAGGTTttcttcaaataaaatcaaatgttattggtcacatacacatggttagcagatgttattgcaatgGTTGcggaatgcttgtgtttctagttccgacagtgcagcaatatctaacatgtcatttaacaattccacaacaactacataatacacacaaatctaagtaaaggaatggaatatataaactcagcaaaaaaaagaaacgtcatctcactgtcaactgcgtttattttcagcaaacttaacatgtgtaaatatttgtatgaacataacaagattcaacaactgagacataaactgaacaaattccatagacatgtgactaactaaaatggaataatgtgtccctgaacaaagggggggtcaaaattaaaagtaacagtcagtatctggtgtggccaccagctgcattaagtactgcagtgcatctccttctcatggactgcaccagatttgccagttcttgctgtgagatgttaccccacacttccaccaaggcacctgcaagttccaggacatttctggggggaatggccctagccctcaccctccgatccaacaggtcccagacgtgctcaatgggattgagatccgggctcttcgctgcccatggcagaacactgacattcctgtcttgcaggacatcacgcacagaacaagcagtatggctggtggcattgtcatgctggagggtcatgtcaggatgagcctgcaggaagggtaccacatgaaggaggaggatgtcttccctgtaacgcacagcgttgagattgcctgcaatgacaacaagctcagtccgatgatgctgtgacacaccgccccagaccatgacggaccctccacctccaaatagatcctgctccagagtacaggcctcggtgtaacgctcattccttcgacgataaacgcaaatccgaccatcacccttggtgagacaaaaacgcgattcgtcagtgaagagcactttttaccagtctTGTCCAgcacggtgggtttgtgcccataggcaacgttgttgccagtgatgtctggtgaggacatgccttataacaggcctacaagccctcagttcagcctctctcagcctattgcggacagtctgagcactgatggagggattgtgcgttcctggtgtaacttgggcagttgttgttgccatcctgtacctgtcccgcaggtgtgatgtttggatgtaccgatcctgtgcaggtgttgttacacgtggtctgccactgcgagaacgatcagctgtccgttctgtctccctgtagcgctgtctcacagtacggacattgcaatttattgccttggccacatctgcagtcctcatgcctccttgcagcatgcttaaggcacgttcacgcagatgagcagggactctgggtatctttcttttggtgtttttcagagtcagtagaaaggcctctttagtttcctaagttttcataactgtgaccttaatttcctaccgtctgtaagctgttagtgtcttaacgactgttccacaggtgcatgttcattaattgtttatggttcattgaacaagcatgggaaacagtgtttaaaccctttacaatgaagatctgtaaagttatttggatttttacgaactatctttgaaagacagggtcccgaaaaagggacgtttctttttttgctgagtttacatagaaATATATCGATGAGCAATGACATagcggcatagacaagatgcaatagatggtataaaagacagtatatacatatgagatgagtaatgcaagatatgtaaacattattaaagtgccattattaaagtggcaaatgatttcaagtctgtatgtaggcagcagcctctctctgttagtgatggctgtttaacagtctgaatcCCTCTTACATGTTTACCTGTTAGGTGGGGGTCCTGCCTTCAGTCTGTTGGCGGCGAGGGCCAGGACTGAAGCAGGGGGGAAATCTGGCTTGTAATCAGGCTTGATGGAAGGCGGTTCGGTATCCTTTTCTAAAGTGGTTGCCCTTCCCTGCTGAACCTCGAAAATAAAACAATTGTCCAATTATTTCCCACCTGCAAAATATCCCTGTTAATATAATCAAATCTATGTTAGTACTGTATCACATTTAGAAATAAAATAgactattattttatattaacaTTAGTAATATTATTACCAATGgaattattaatgtattatttgacTTGGGGCCAAATCCAGTGGGGTCTGTTCTTGATTTAAGTGTGGGATGAGAAATCTGACACAGAAAACAGCAGCTTTTCCTTGGCTGGGCCAGtctattttatttcagttcacaTAACTATATTTCCTGTCTTTCTTGATGATTAAAGCTAGAATCATtaattgctacatacattttttgacttataaattaatgatacagtgcctttagaaagcattcataccccttgacttattccacatttgttgtgtttgttacagcttgaattcaaaattaatgaaatatttatttttctcacccatctcaTAATGAAAAGGTTAAAGCATGCTTTTAGAAATGtctgcacatttattgaaaattaaatacagaaatatcttatttacataagtattcacacccctgagtcaatacatgttaagaatcaccttttgcagtgattacacactgtgagtctttctggataagtctctaagagctttgcacacctggattgtacaatatttgccaattattttatttatttttattcaaaattcttcaaggttGTTGTTCATTGCTAGAAAACCATTTCAAGTCTtgaccatagattttcaagcagatttaagtcaaaactgtaactcagacaCATTCACcgtgttcttggtaagcaactccagtgtagatttgtccttgtgttttaggttattgtcctgctgaaaggtgaattcatcacccagtgtctggtggaaaacagactgaaccaggttttcctttaggatttgcctgtgcttaactccattccatttctttttcatcctgaaaaactccccagtccttaacgactacaagcatacccataacatgatgcagccaccactatgcatcAAAATacgaagagtggtactcagtaatgtgttgtattggatttgccacaaacataacactttgaattcaggacaaaaagtgaattattttgccacatttttttgcagaattactttagcacctgcatgttttggaatattttttgtctgtacaggctttctttttATCACTCTatcaattagattagtattgtggagtaacgacAATGTTGCTCcatctcagttttctcctatcacaaccattaaactctggaactgttttaaagtcaccattgacatggtgaaatccctgagcggtttccttcctcttcggaagga is a window of Salvelinus sp. IW2-2015 linkage group LG5, ASM291031v2, whole genome shotgun sequence DNA encoding:
- the LOC111964294 gene encoding pre-mRNA 3'-end-processing factor FIP1 isoform X5 yields the protein MGEAKGTEGEEEEDSDSDDDDDVKVTIGNIKTGAPSYMGTGMNLSLKPARGYASAAAIKLQPKGIDIETLGAFNGAPVVEVEMDIFEDKPWRKPGADLSDYFNYSFNEETWKGYCERQRRLQLGLEPSAPLSFENKITVQQGRATTLEKDTEPPSIKPDYKPDFPPASVLALAANRLKAGPPPNRKLGGTIDVIGGQTGAIRRVEGRRREMQEQNPIQVLGDHGNKVQPLVPPAGPPPPLPMGMPPPHFLHPPPPVSGMPPPLHPPGIPPPSITGLFLPPLAPPPTLMMPPVDSSRAPLPFGYNSGESSFISYPPVSSSHMPWGSVLEKGGEDRGRGHWEYQGSHRERERERDQERDHTPTTSEYNEDDRYHYYSHDRESEREFEHSYLHVHDSSGRRSREREEHQRDRRHRDKEESGKHKSSKRKQHDDEGEGHRRHKHKKSKRSKEDKDVPEDMLGRGEEHKD
- the LOC111964294 gene encoding pre-mRNA 3'-end-processing factor FIP1 isoform X4 — protein: MGNTEEKDAASQEAKGTEGEEEEDSDSDDDDDVKVTIGNIKTGAPSYMGTGMNLSLKPARGYASAAAIKLQPKGIDIETLGAFNGAPVVEVEMDIFEDKPWRKPGADLSDYFNYSFNEETWKGYCERQRRLQLGLEPSAPLSFENKITVQQGRATTLEKDTEPPSIKPDYKPDFPPASVLALAANRLKAGPPPNRKLGGTIDVIGGQTGAIRRVEGRRREMQEQNPIQVLGDHGNKVQPLVPPAGPPPPLPMGMPPPHFLHPPPPVSGMPPPLHPPGIPPPSITGLFLPPLAPPPTLMMPPVDSSRAPLPFGYNSGESSFISYPPVSSSHMPWGSVLEKGGEDRGRGHWEYQGSHRERERERDQERDHTPTTSEYNEDDRYHYYSHDRESEREFEHSYLHVHDSSGRRSREREEHQRDRRHRDKEESGKHKSSKRKQHDDEGEGHRRHKHKKSKRSKEDKDVPEDMLGRGEEHKD
- the LOC111964294 gene encoding pre-mRNA 3'-end-processing factor FIP1 isoform X3, which gives rise to MATELTISESAVPLSEPHQVEDEEHWLYGGENTKKQNVPEGLPGPGDSLQLTSMGNTEEKDAASQEAKGTEGEEEEDSDSDDDDDVKVTIGNIKTGAPSYMGTGMNLSLKPARGYASAAAIKLQPKGIDIETLGAFNGAPVVEVEMDIFEDKPWRKPGADLSDYFNYSFNEETWKGYCERQRRLQLGLEPSAPLSFENKITQGRATTLEKDTEPPSIKPDYKPDFPPASVLALAANRLKAGPPPNRKLGGTIDVIGGQTGAIRRVEGRRREMQEQNPIQVLGDHGNKVQPLVPPAGPPPPLPMGMPPPHFLHPPPPVSGMPPPLHPPGIPPPSITGLFLPPLAPPPTLMMPPVDSSRAPLPFGYNSGESSFISYPPVSSSHMPWGSVLEKGGEDRGRGHWEYQGSHRERERERDQERDHTPTTSEYNEDDRYHYYSHDRESEREFEHSYLHVHDSSGRRSREREEHQRDRRHRDKEESGKHKSSKRKQHDDEGEGHRRHKHKKSKRSKEDKDVPEDMLGRGEEHKD
- the LOC111964294 gene encoding pre-mRNA 3'-end-processing factor FIP1 isoform X2, translated to MATELTISESAVPLSEPHQVEDEEHWLYGGENTKKQNVPEGLPGPGDSLQLTSMGNTEEKDAASQEAKGTEGEEEEDSDSDDDDDVKVTIGNIKTGAPSYMGTGMNLSLKPARGYASAAAIKLQPKGIDIETLGAFNGAPVVEVEMDIFEDKPWRKPGADLSDYFNYSFNEETWKGYCERQRRLQLGLEPSAPLSFENKITVQQGRATTLEKDTEPPSIKPDYKPDFPPASVLALAANRLKAGPPPNRKLGGTIDVIGGQTGAIRRVEGRRREMQEQNPIQVLGDHGNKVQPLVPPAGPPPPLPMGMPPPHFLHPPPPVSGMPPPLHPPGIPPPSITGLFLPPLAPPPTLMMPPVDSRAPLPFGYNSGESSFISYPPVSSSHMPWGSVLEKGGEDRGRGHWEYQGSHRERERERDQERDHTPTTSEYNEDDRYHYYSHDRESEREFEHSYLHVHDSSGRRSREREEHQRDRRHRDKEESGKHKSSKRKQHDDEGEGHRRHKHKKSKRSKEDKDVPEDMLGRGEEHKD
- the LOC111964294 gene encoding pre-mRNA 3'-end-processing factor FIP1 isoform X1, producing MATELTISESAVPLSEPHQVEDEEHWLYGGENTKKQNVPEGLPGPGDSLQLTSMGNTEEKDAASQEAKGTEGEEEEDSDSDDDDDVKVTIGNIKTGAPSYMGTGMNLSLKPARGYASAAAIKLQPKGIDIETLGAFNGAPVVEVEMDIFEDKPWRKPGADLSDYFNYSFNEETWKGYCERQRRLQLGLEPSAPLSFENKITVQQGRATTLEKDTEPPSIKPDYKPDFPPASVLALAANRLKAGPPPNRKLGGTIDVIGGQTGAIRRVEGRRREMQEQNPIQVLGDHGNKVQPLVPPAGPPPPLPMGMPPPHFLHPPPPVSGMPPPLHPPGIPPPSITGLFLPPLAPPPTLMMPPVDSSRAPLPFGYNSGESSFISYPPVSSSHMPWGSVLEKGGEDRGRGHWEYQGSHRERERERDQERDHTPTTSEYNEDDRYHYYSHDRESEREFEHSYLHVHDSSGRRSREREEHQRDRRHRDKEESGKHKSSKRKQHDDEGEGHRRHKHKKSKRSKEDKDVPEDMLGRGEEHKD